A genomic region of Lasioglossum baleicum chromosome 16, iyLasBale1, whole genome shotgun sequence contains the following coding sequences:
- the Eaat2 gene encoding excitatory amino acid transporter 2 isoform X2: protein MEEKSSARFSEYLFAKMDGQDVSASQGPRKVTADTRKFMRENMLLVVTLSGVLFGVILGFGLRPLGLGDDAVMLISYPGELFMRLLKLMILPLVIASLISGSASLNARMNGMIAVRTLVYFILTSLLNAILGVILVLLIHPGNPGIRKSMATSHNGRAVNILDSLLDLGRNMFPDNIFQAAFQQAHTVYVPKTQPFRNLSDSSISTEVLGEEELMRVTQYRSGTNTLGIVFFCLVFGTFLGTLGEKGQIVIDFFKAVFEVIMRMVSTVMWMTPVGITSVIAGKILGVTDLALVMSQLAWFIVTIVIGVFFYQLVIMQLIYLAFVRKNPFKFYAGLAQGTLTAFAMASTAAALPVTFRLMTDKLRVDPRVTRFVLPIGCNINMDGTALFVAVASIFIAQMHGIALGFGEIVTVILTSTAASVSSASVPSAALVLLLVVLSAIDAPVYNVSLLFTIDWFVDRIRTTNNMLGDCYAAAVVEQLSKKELMALDAAAYQSETVLPTTIANGCISANRVPDPDTIVVEMQDDSRIAGIANISVLQMPRSVTEETV, encoded by the exons ATGGAGGAGAAGTCCTCGGCTCGGTTCTCCGAGTATCTGTTCGCCAAGATGGATGGCCAGGACGTTTCGGCCTCTCAGGGTCCCCGTAAGGTGACCGCCGACACCAGGAAGTTCATGCGGGAGAACATGCTGCTCGTGGTCACCCTGTCCGGGGTTCTGTTCGGCGTGATACTCG GTTTCGGTCTGCGGCCGTTGGGCCTCGGCGATGACGCAGTCATGCTAATCAGTTATCCTGGAGAGCTGTTCATGCGGCTGTTGAAGCTGATGATCTTGCCGCTGGTGATCGCCAGCCTTATATCCG GCTCGGCTAGTTTGAACGCGAGAATGAACGGTATGATCGCAGTTCGCACCCTGGTTTACTTCATCCTGACGTCTTTGCTGAACGCCATATTAGGCGTGATCCTCGTGCTACTGATTCATCCAGGCAATCCTGGCATCCGCAAATCGATGGCGACCTCTCACAACGGAAGGGCCGTCAACATCCTGGACAGCCTGCTGGATTTGGGAAG AAACATGTTCCCGGACAATATATTCCAAGCGGCGTTCCAGCAA GCACACACGGTGTACGTTCCAAAAACTCAGCCGTTCCGGAATCTATCGGATAGCAGCATATCCACGGAGGTTCTAGGGGAGGAAGAGCTGATGAGAGTCACTCAATACAGAAGCGGAACCAACACGCTGGGCATCGTCTTCTTCTGTCTCGTGTTCGGCACGTTCCTAGGTACGCTGGGCGAGAAGGGCCAGATCGTGATCGACTTCTTCAAGGCTGTGTTCGAGGTCATCATGCGCATGGTGTCGACCGTGATGTG GATGACACCGGTGGGCATCACGTCGGTGATCGCCGGTAAAATACTGGGCGTGACCGACCTGGCTCTGGTGATGTCGCAGCTCGCCTGGTTCATCGTCACGATCGTGATCGGTGTGTTTTTCTATCAGCTGGTGATCATGCAGCTGATCTACCTGGCGTTCGTGAGAAAGAATCCTTTTAAATTCTACGCCGGCCTCGCCCAGGGCACCCTCACCGCCTTCGCCATGGCATCAAC GGCCGCCGCGCTGCCAGTCACGTTCCGCCTGATGACGGACAAGCTCAGAGTCGATCCAAGAGTCACCAGGTTCGTTCTACCGATCGGGTGCAACATTAACATGGACGGCACGGCTCTGTTCGTCGCCGTTGCGAGCATTTTCATCGCGCAGATGCACGGCATCGCTCTCGGATTCGGGGAGATCGTCACCGTCAT TTTAACATCGACTGCTGCGTCCGTGTCGTCGGCTTCGGTTCCAAGCGCCGCCCTCGTGCTTTTGTTGGTCGTTCTGAGCGCTATAGATGCTCCAGTTTACAATGTATCGCTGCTATTTACCATTGACTGGTTTGT GGACCGAATTCGAACCACCAACAACATGCTAGGCGATTGTTACGCCGCTGCAGTGGTGGAGCAGCTGTCGAAGAAGGAGTTGATGGCCTTGGATGCGGCTGCCTATCAG TCGGAGACCGTTCTGCCGACGACGATCGCGAACGGATGCATCTCCGCGAACAGAGTACCTGATCCTGACACCATCGTGGTGGAGATGCAGGACGATTCGAGGATAGCCGGCATCGCCAA CATCAGCGTGTTGCAGATGCCCAGGAGCGTGACCGAGGAGACCGTTTGA
- the Eaat2 gene encoding excitatory amino acid transporter 2 isoform X1, producing MEEKSSARFSEYLFAKMDGQDVSASQGPRKVTADTRKFMRENMLLVVTLSGVLFGVILGFGLRPLGLGDDAVMLISYPGELFMRLLKLMILPLVIASLISGSASLNARMNGMIAVRTLVYFILTSLLNAILGVILVLLIHPGNPGIRKSMATSHNGRAVNILDSLLDLGRNMFPDNIFQAAFQQAHTVYVPKTQPFRNLSDSSISTEVLGEEELMRVTQYRSGTNTLGIVFFCLVFGTFLGTLGEKGQIVIDFFKAVFEVIMRMVSTVMWMTPVGITSVIAGKILGVTDLALVMSQLAWFIVTIVIGVFFYQLVIMQLIYLAFVRKNPFKFYAGLAQGTLTAFAMASTAAALPVTFRLMTDKLRVDPRVTRFVLPIGCNINMDGTALFVAVASIFIAQMHGIALGFGEIVTVILTSTAASVSSASVPSAALVLLLVVLSAIDAPVYNVSLLFTIDWFVDRIRTTNNMLGDCYAAAVVEQLSKKELMALDAAAYQSETVLPTTIANGCISANRVPDPDTIVVEMQDDSRIAGIAK from the exons ATGGAGGAGAAGTCCTCGGCTCGGTTCTCCGAGTATCTGTTCGCCAAGATGGATGGCCAGGACGTTTCGGCCTCTCAGGGTCCCCGTAAGGTGACCGCCGACACCAGGAAGTTCATGCGGGAGAACATGCTGCTCGTGGTCACCCTGTCCGGGGTTCTGTTCGGCGTGATACTCG GTTTCGGTCTGCGGCCGTTGGGCCTCGGCGATGACGCAGTCATGCTAATCAGTTATCCTGGAGAGCTGTTCATGCGGCTGTTGAAGCTGATGATCTTGCCGCTGGTGATCGCCAGCCTTATATCCG GCTCGGCTAGTTTGAACGCGAGAATGAACGGTATGATCGCAGTTCGCACCCTGGTTTACTTCATCCTGACGTCTTTGCTGAACGCCATATTAGGCGTGATCCTCGTGCTACTGATTCATCCAGGCAATCCTGGCATCCGCAAATCGATGGCGACCTCTCACAACGGAAGGGCCGTCAACATCCTGGACAGCCTGCTGGATTTGGGAAG AAACATGTTCCCGGACAATATATTCCAAGCGGCGTTCCAGCAA GCACACACGGTGTACGTTCCAAAAACTCAGCCGTTCCGGAATCTATCGGATAGCAGCATATCCACGGAGGTTCTAGGGGAGGAAGAGCTGATGAGAGTCACTCAATACAGAAGCGGAACCAACACGCTGGGCATCGTCTTCTTCTGTCTCGTGTTCGGCACGTTCCTAGGTACGCTGGGCGAGAAGGGCCAGATCGTGATCGACTTCTTCAAGGCTGTGTTCGAGGTCATCATGCGCATGGTGTCGACCGTGATGTG GATGACACCGGTGGGCATCACGTCGGTGATCGCCGGTAAAATACTGGGCGTGACCGACCTGGCTCTGGTGATGTCGCAGCTCGCCTGGTTCATCGTCACGATCGTGATCGGTGTGTTTTTCTATCAGCTGGTGATCATGCAGCTGATCTACCTGGCGTTCGTGAGAAAGAATCCTTTTAAATTCTACGCCGGCCTCGCCCAGGGCACCCTCACCGCCTTCGCCATGGCATCAAC GGCCGCCGCGCTGCCAGTCACGTTCCGCCTGATGACGGACAAGCTCAGAGTCGATCCAAGAGTCACCAGGTTCGTTCTACCGATCGGGTGCAACATTAACATGGACGGCACGGCTCTGTTCGTCGCCGTTGCGAGCATTTTCATCGCGCAGATGCACGGCATCGCTCTCGGATTCGGGGAGATCGTCACCGTCAT TTTAACATCGACTGCTGCGTCCGTGTCGTCGGCTTCGGTTCCAAGCGCCGCCCTCGTGCTTTTGTTGGTCGTTCTGAGCGCTATAGATGCTCCAGTTTACAATGTATCGCTGCTATTTACCATTGACTGGTTTGT GGACCGAATTCGAACCACCAACAACATGCTAGGCGATTGTTACGCCGCTGCAGTGGTGGAGCAGCTGTCGAAGAAGGAGTTGATGGCCTTGGATGCGGCTGCCTATCAG TCGGAGACCGTTCTGCCGACGACGATCGCGAACGGATGCATCTCCGCGAACAGAGTACCTGATCCTGACACCATCGTGGTGGAGATGCAGGACGATTCGAGGATAGCCGGCATCGCCAAGTAA
- the LOC143217297 gene encoding DDB1- and CUL4-associated factor 13: MKVKVLSRNPDDYLRETSRDICKVPRNYDPALHPFEAAREYTRAANAVKLDRVFAKPFIGSLEGHRDGISKLCKHPSELSTLVSGAFDGEVKVWNITQKTCERTFLAHDGIIRGIVYSINASHIITVGDDKTIKLWKTEKPLFGAEEEPVNTIISKTMISGISHHRYRPIFATCGEACHLWEETRNEPIKTFRWGVDSLYDVKYNPVQSNLLAACASDRSIILYDARETGPLRKVFMRLRTNKLSWNPMEAVTFTCANEDYNLYTYDIRKLNTPKTVHMDHVEAVIDVDYSPTGREFVTGSYDRSIRIFESHKGRSREIYHTKRMQRLTCISWSLDNKYIVSGSDEMNIRIWKSKASEKLGVLKPREKASLNYSDALKEKFAAHPQVKRIARHRQVPHHVYTAREELRTIRDKTKRKEANRRTHSRPGTVPFVSEKERHIVREDV; encoded by the exons ATGAAAGTCAAAGTGTTATCAAGAAATCCGGACGATTATTTACGAGAAACGTCGCGTGATATTTGCAAAG TTCCTAGGAACTATGATCCAGCTTTACATCCTTTCGAAGCAGCCAGAGAATATACCAGGGCAGCAAATGCAGTGAAACTAGACAGGGTATTTGCGAAACCTTTCATAGGAAGTTTAGAAGGCCACAGGGATGGGATATCTAAACTTTGCAAACATCCCTCGGAATTATCTACGCTTGTCAGCGGAGCATTTGACGGTGAAGTCAAAGTATGGAATATTACTCAGAAAACCTGCGAGCGTACATTTTTAGCGCATGACGGTATAATACGTGGCATTGTGTATAGCATAAATGCCAGCCATATTATCACCGTTGGTGATGACAAAACTATTAAACTGTGGAAAACAGAAAAACCATTATTCGGTGCAGAGGAGGAACCTGTAAACACAATCATCAGCAAA ACCATGATTAGTGGAATTTCTCATCATCGATATCGACCTATATTCGCAACATGTGGAGAAGCATGCCACCTTTGGGAAGAAACCAGAAATGAACCGATCAAGACGTTCAGATGGGGCGTTGATAGTTTATACGATGTTAAATACAATCCAGTACAGTCAAATCTACTTG CTGCTTGCGCAAGCGACCGTAGTATCATCTTGTACGATGCTAGAGAAACAGGTCCTCTACGGAAAGTATTCATGAGGCTGAGAACCAATAAGTTGTCGTGGAACCCCATGGAAGCTGTAACTTTCACATGCGCTAACGAAGACTATAA TTTATATACTTACGATATACGAAAATTGAACACACCAAAAACTGTACACATGGATCACGTGGAGGCTGTGATCGACGTTGACTATTCTCCGACTGGAAGAGAATTTGTGACTGGCAGTTACGATAGATCGATTCGCATTTTCGAGTCTCACAAGGGTCGTTCCCGAGAAATATACCACACGAAACGTATGCAAAGATTAACGTGCATATCGTGGTCTTTggataataaatatattgtgaGCGGCAGCGACGAAATGAATATCAGAATTTGGAAGTCTAAGGCGTCGGAGAAGCTCGGTGTG ttgaaaccTAGGGAAAAGGCAAGTCTCAATTATAGTGACGCATTGAAAGAAAAGTTCGCAGCACATCCTCAAGTGAAACGAATTGCTCGGCATAGACAGGTTCCGCATCACGTTTACACAGCAAGAGAGGAGCTGCGTACGATTCGCGACAAAACTAAACGGAA GGAGGCTAACAGGCGTACTCATTCGAGACCGGGAACTGTGCCGTTTGTttcggagaaagagagacacatTGTTCGAGAGGACGTTTAA